One window of Oscillibacter hominis genomic DNA carries:
- a CDS encoding TRAP transporter small permease subunit, producing the protein MKKAVKVIDSISQIAGECTKWILCIMVFSLMFEVVARYIFNSPTIWVADICEQCVILIGAFGGAYAYLSDSFVRVDLLYEKFSLRTKALLDIITFLIFALFISMTTWQCIVSAQTAWEKHMVSSTVLRVPYYWSKTIVAAGCVLLMLQGLSVLFKNLYVLRYNEPYPANRKEGQ; encoded by the coding sequence ATGAAAAAAGCAGTGAAAGTCATCGACTCCATCAGCCAGATTGCTGGAGAGTGCACGAAATGGATCCTCTGCATCATGGTTTTCTCTCTGATGTTCGAGGTGGTGGCCCGGTATATTTTCAACAGCCCCACCATCTGGGTTGCTGATATCTGTGAGCAGTGCGTGATTTTGATCGGCGCCTTTGGCGGCGCATATGCCTATCTCAGTGATTCCTTTGTCCGGGTGGACCTACTGTATGAAAAGTTCAGCCTGCGCACCAAGGCGCTGTTGGATATCATCACTTTTTTGATTTTTGCCCTGTTCATCTCCATGACCACTTGGCAGTGCATTGTGTCCGCCCAGACGGCTTGGGAAAAGCACATGGTCAGCTCCACCGTACTCCGTGTCCCCTACTATTGGAGCAAGACCATTGTCGCTGCCGGATGCGTACTGCTTATGCTGCAGGGGCTGTCCGTCCTCTTTAAAAACCTTTATGTCCTGCGCTATAACGAACCATATCCCGCCAACCGGAAGGAGGGCCAATGA
- a CDS encoding TRAP transporter large permease produces the protein MDGSLFVLLAVLVMMLIFMTSGMPIPFALGGVGILTILIFWGPSGYLTIANSVWSTFCGDNYVAIPMFLLMANILEKSGIADEMYDCFYKWLGGVRGGLAMGTVVICAIFAAMCGGSGAATVTMGLIALPSMMNRGYDKHIAMGVIAAGGVLGIIIPPSIPMVILSQYTKTVSVGRLFFAGVIPGILCAILYCIYIGIRCAITPSLCPAIPKEERVSFREKLKASKAVIAPALLIVFVLGSIYTGMATTTEAAGIGAGMSILIAILKRKLNIRNFKDALRRTLRLMGMILWILTGAQILSTAFNFMGVSTLLKNAAAALPGGATAVLICMMLLNFVLGAIMDDYAVITITAPIYIPIIESLGIDPLWFCMLFMLNLQMAYLTPPYGFNLFFLKSIVPEGISLKDIYRSVIPFIGLMIIALVICWVFPGLITWLPNRLI, from the coding sequence ATGGATGGATCTTTGTTTGTTTTACTGGCCGTTTTGGTCATGATGCTGATCTTTATGACCAGCGGAATGCCCATTCCCTTTGCCCTTGGCGGCGTAGGAATCCTTACCATTTTAATCTTCTGGGGGCCCTCCGGTTATCTGACCATCGCCAACAGTGTCTGGTCCACCTTCTGCGGCGACAACTATGTGGCTATCCCTATGTTTCTGCTCATGGCCAACATTCTGGAGAAGTCCGGGATTGCAGATGAAATGTACGACTGCTTCTACAAATGGCTGGGCGGCGTACGGGGTGGCCTGGCCATGGGTACCGTAGTGATCTGCGCCATCTTTGCGGCCATGTGCGGCGGAAGCGGCGCGGCCACTGTCACCATGGGACTTATCGCCCTGCCCTCCATGATGAATCGTGGCTACGACAAACACATCGCCATGGGCGTTATTGCAGCCGGAGGTGTCCTTGGCATCATCATCCCCCCCAGCATCCCCATGGTCATCCTGTCCCAATACACCAAGACTGTCTCCGTGGGACGGCTGTTCTTTGCCGGCGTAATCCCTGGTATTCTCTGTGCCATCCTCTACTGCATTTACATCGGTATCCGCTGTGCCATTACCCCCAGCCTGTGCCCCGCTATACCCAAGGAAGAGCGGGTCTCCTTCCGGGAAAAGCTGAAAGCCTCCAAGGCGGTCATCGCGCCGGCGCTTCTGATCGTCTTCGTCCTTGGCTCCATCTATACCGGCATGGCCACCACCACGGAGGCGGCCGGCATCGGAGCGGGCATGTCCATCCTCATCGCCATACTCAAGCGCAAGCTGAACATCCGCAACTTCAAGGACGCTTTGCGCAGAACGCTTCGGCTGATGGGTATGATTTTATGGATTCTGACCGGCGCCCAAATCCTGAGCACCGCCTTCAACTTCATGGGTGTCAGCACATTGCTCAAGAATGCGGCCGCCGCTTTGCCCGGCGGCGCCACAGCAGTGCTGATCTGCATGATGCTGCTGAACTTTGTGCTGGGCGCCATCATGGACGACTATGCCGTCATCACCATCACCGCCCCCATCTACATCCCCATCATCGAATCGCTGGGTATCGATCCGCTGTGGTTCTGCATGCTCTTTATGCTGAACCTCCAGATGGCCTATCTGACGCCACCCTATGGGTTCAACCTGTTTTTCCTCAAGTCCATTGTTCCCGAAGGAATCAGTCTGAAAGACATCTACCGGTCCGTGATCCCGTTCATCGGCCTGATGATCATAGCTCTGGTCATCTGCTGGGTCTTCCCCGGCCTGATCACCTGGCTGCCCAACCGTCTGATCTGA
- the gcvPA gene encoding aminomethyl-transferring glycine dehydrogenase subunit GcvPA has translation MSYPYIPNSNAKIRREMLDYLGKSSIKELYSFIPDEARTHEPLCLPQPLLSESELKRHVNSILSKNSTCDENISFLGAGCYNHYVPAICDEINSRSEFLTAYSGDTYVDHGKCQAFFEFNSLMGELLNMDVVSFPTYDGGHALCTAIMMSHRINGRTQVLVPASFSPSLLSQIRCYCDSMELVTIPIDSTGQVDLQMLKTLTGAESACIVLQNPSFLGHLEERADEIGALAHACGAQFVVYADPSSLGVIAPPADYGADIACGDIQPLGIHMSYGSGLGGYLATRQEEQYILNYPHHLYMIFRNAKGQFGYNRALPQRTSYNRRENGVEFLGTCVGLWAITAAVYLSVMGPEGMRELGESILYKSRYAKCKLRELPGVTLPFAASCSFQEFVLNFDATGKTVGEINKALLDERIFGGYDLSRQLPELGQSMLVCVTEKTTQKEIDQLFEVLSHILAVHR, from the coding sequence ATGTCTTATCCATACATTCCCAACAGTAATGCGAAAATCCGCCGCGAAATGCTGGATTACCTTGGAAAGTCCTCCATCAAGGAACTATACAGCTTCATTCCCGATGAAGCCCGCACTCATGAGCCGCTGTGCCTCCCACAACCACTGCTGTCAGAAAGTGAGTTAAAGCGCCATGTGAACTCCATTCTTTCCAAAAACAGCACCTGCGATGAGAATATCAGCTTCTTGGGCGCCGGCTGTTATAACCACTATGTGCCGGCGATCTGTGATGAGATCAACAGCCGCTCAGAATTTCTTACCGCTTACAGCGGGGACACCTATGTGGACCACGGCAAATGCCAAGCTTTTTTTGAGTTCAACAGCCTGATGGGCGAACTTCTGAACATGGATGTGGTCAGCTTTCCCACCTATGACGGCGGTCATGCCCTGTGCACGGCCATCATGATGTCCCACCGGATCAACGGCAGGACCCAAGTCCTGGTGCCTGCATCCTTCAGCCCCTCTCTGCTCAGCCAGATCCGCTGTTACTGTGACAGTATGGAACTGGTTACCATACCTATTGACTCTACCGGACAGGTGGACCTGCAAATGCTTAAGACTCTGACTGGGGCGGAGTCCGCCTGCATCGTGCTGCAAAATCCCAGCTTCTTGGGGCACCTGGAGGAGCGGGCAGATGAAATTGGGGCGCTGGCCCATGCCTGCGGCGCCCAGTTCGTGGTCTATGCCGACCCTTCCTCCCTTGGCGTCATTGCGCCTCCGGCGGACTACGGCGCCGACATCGCCTGCGGCGACATCCAGCCCTTGGGCATCCATATGAGCTATGGGTCCGGCTTGGGCGGATATCTGGCCACCCGCCAGGAGGAACAGTATATCCTGAACTATCCCCACCATCTTTACATGATTTTCCGCAACGCCAAAGGGCAATTCGGCTATAACAGGGCCCTGCCTCAGCGCACCAGCTACAACCGGCGCGAAAACGGCGTGGAATTTTTAGGCACCTGTGTGGGCTTGTGGGCCATTACCGCCGCGGTCTACCTCAGTGTCATGGGGCCGGAGGGCATGCGGGAGTTGGGGGAAAGCATTCTCTATAAAAGCCGCTATGCAAAATGTAAGCTGCGGGAGCTTCCCGGCGTGACCCTGCCCTTTGCCGCCAGCTGCAGCTTTCAGGAGTTTGTGTTGAACTTTGACGCCACTGGCAAAACGGTGGGGGAGATCAACAAAGCCCTTCTTGATGAGCGTATCTTCGGCGGCTATGACCTGAGCCGCCAGCTGCCGGAACTGGGCCAGTCCATGCTGGTCTGTGTCACCGAGAAGACTACCCAAAAAGAGATTGACCAGCTCTTCGAGGTCCTCAGTCATATACTTGCTGTACACCGTTAG
- the gcvPB gene encoding aminomethyl-transferring glycine dehydrogenase subunit GcvPB, protein MEHLRNYHEAQWDEPIVFALNTPGSRGILLPDVEADVKSAAGKDMLVPESLRRKDKPALPEISQPQVLRHFLRLSQETVGQDLTADIGLGTCTMKYSPKINEQFVRSEKFTELHPYQDKETVQGILKLIYDFEQIMKEISGLDAVSFQPGGGGMGIYSNAAVLKKYFEERGEAEQRTEIITTILSHPLNSAAPATKGFRVISLYPGENGYPSVEDLKAAVSEKTAGIFITNPEDTGVFNPYIKEFIRIVHEAGGLCICDMADYNGLFGLVRAKEWGADMCQFNLHKAFSSPHGCMGPGCAAQCVSAELEQFLPRPRVRFDGSKYYLDDSGTHSIGKVRQFQGSLTAVIRAYSWVMSLGAEGLKTVGETAILNNNYMMKRVLDTVRGISIPWGESGLNRLEQVRYSFETLYQETGVDVTDINNRMLDFGYQRSFASHHPMIVAEPYTPEPTESYSKADIDEYVNTLSHISKEAYHSPELLKSSPHNTPISRLEVDSIAKPEELAVTWRAYQRICSQQTSRV, encoded by the coding sequence ATGGAACATCTGCGTAACTATCATGAGGCCCAGTGGGATGAGCCCATTGTCTTTGCTCTTAACACCCCCGGTAGCCGCGGTATCCTGCTGCCAGATGTGGAAGCGGACGTCAAATCAGCCGCAGGCAAGGATATGCTTGTACCTGAGTCTTTGAGACGTAAAGATAAACCCGCACTTCCTGAAATCTCACAACCCCAAGTGCTGCGTCATTTTCTGCGTCTGTCCCAAGAGACCGTCGGTCAGGACCTGACTGCTGACATTGGTCTTGGCACATGTACGATGAAGTACAGTCCAAAAATCAATGAGCAGTTTGTCCGGAGCGAAAAGTTCACCGAACTGCATCCCTATCAGGACAAGGAAACTGTACAGGGCATTCTCAAACTCATCTATGATTTTGAGCAGATCATGAAGGAGATTTCCGGCCTGGACGCCGTGTCCTTCCAGCCTGGGGGCGGCGGAATGGGGATTTACTCCAATGCTGCGGTATTGAAGAAGTATTTTGAAGAGCGTGGCGAGGCGGAGCAGCGCACTGAGATTATCACCACCATCCTCTCCCACCCGTTGAACTCCGCAGCTCCGGCCACCAAAGGATTTCGGGTCATCAGCCTCTATCCCGGCGAAAACGGCTATCCCAGTGTGGAAGATTTGAAAGCAGCAGTCAGTGAAAAGACAGCCGGCATCTTCATCACCAACCCGGAGGACACCGGCGTCTTTAATCCCTACATCAAGGAGTTCATTCGAATTGTCCACGAAGCAGGCGGCCTGTGCATTTGCGACATGGCGGATTATAACGGCCTGTTCGGCCTGGTCCGTGCCAAAGAATGGGGTGCAGATATGTGCCAATTCAATCTGCACAAGGCTTTTTCCTCCCCACATGGCTGCATGGGTCCCGGCTGTGCAGCCCAATGTGTCAGTGCTGAGCTGGAACAGTTTCTACCCCGCCCTCGTGTTCGCTTTGATGGCAGCAAATATTATCTGGACGACAGCGGCACGCATTCCATTGGGAAAGTCCGCCAATTTCAGGGGTCTTTGACCGCTGTAATCCGGGCTTACAGCTGGGTTATGTCTCTGGGGGCAGAAGGCCTGAAAACTGTGGGGGAAACCGCTATTCTCAACAACAATTATATGATGAAGCGTGTGCTTGACACTGTCCGGGGCATTTCCATTCCTTGGGGGGAAAGCGGCTTGAACCGTCTGGAGCAGGTCCGATACAGCTTTGAGACGCTCTATCAGGAGACTGGCGTCGATGTGACAGATATCAACAACCGAATGTTGGATTTTGGATATCAACGTTCTTTTGCCAGCCACCACCCCATGATTGTGGCCGAGCCCTATACGCCGGAGCCAACAGAGTCTTACTCCAAAGCGGATATCGACGAGTATGTGAATACGCTAAGCCACATCTCTAAAGAAGCCTACCACAGCCCTGAACTGCTTAAATCTTCCCCCCACAACACCCCCATCTCCCGCTTGGAGGTGGACAGCATTGCTAAACCGGAAGAGTTAGCAGTCACTTGGCGGGCCTATCAGCGGATCTGCAGCCAACAGACTTCACGAGTGTAA
- a CDS encoding SDR family NAD(P)-dependent oxidoreductase: MEGKVAIITGAGSDIGLAVSQLYVKYGAKVAMVDISDKCQEEADKIGDSAKFFKCNVSSEADAKATVEAVKAAFGRIDILVNNAGIIVRKTVLDTTEEEWDRCLDIGLKGVFLFSKHTVPIMIEQGGGVIVNTASGAAIKGVPDSAPYNAYKGGVAALTRGMAVDFGKYNIRVNCVCPGDIITPMLISEGIQTGKITTADPKTPEEKEAMEKFLESCGSYRPLRRIATAEQIAYTFLFLATDMSVYATGESFVVDGGRCS, translated from the coding sequence TTGGAAGGCAAGGTGGCCATCATCACCGGAGCCGGCTCCGACATCGGCCTGGCGGTTTCCCAGCTGTATGTCAAGTACGGTGCCAAGGTGGCGATGGTGGACATCAGCGACAAGTGCCAGGAGGAGGCAGACAAGATCGGCGATTCCGCCAAGTTCTTTAAGTGCAATGTGTCCAGTGAAGCGGACGCCAAGGCCACCGTGGAAGCGGTCAAGGCCGCGTTTGGCCGGATTGATATTCTGGTGAACAACGCCGGTATCATCGTGCGCAAGACTGTGCTGGACACCACGGAAGAGGAGTGGGACCGCTGCCTGGATATCGGCCTGAAAGGCGTATTCCTGTTCTCCAAGCACACAGTACCCATCATGATCGAGCAGGGCGGCGGCGTGATCGTCAACACCGCCTCCGGTGCGGCCATCAAGGGCGTGCCCGACTCCGCCCCCTACAACGCCTATAAGGGCGGCGTGGCGGCCCTGACCCGCGGCATGGCCGTGGACTTTGGCAAGTACAACATCCGCGTCAACTGCGTCTGCCCCGGCGACATCATCACCCCCATGCTCATCAGTGAGGGCATCCAGACCGGCAAGATCACCACCGCCGATCCCAAGACCCCCGAAGAGAAAGAGGCCATGGAGAAGTTCCTGGAGTCCTGCGGCAGCTATCGCCCGCTGCGCCGGATCGCCACCGCCGAGCAGATCGCCTACACCTTCCTGTTCCTGGCCACCGACATGAGCGTCTACGCCACCGGCGAAAGCTTTGTGGTGGACGGCGGCCGCTGCAGCTGA
- a CDS encoding sodium/proline symporter, translated as MNSANICMIITIVAYLAIVVAIGISCSKKNKTTDDFYLGGRKLGPFVTAMSAEASDMSSYLLMGLPGLAYISGIADVGWTAIGLAVGTYVNWLIVARRIRLYTHHVNAITIPEFFSKRFGDSRHVLTAIAAVVILIFFVPYTASGFAACGKLFSSLFGMDYTAAMVVSAIVIVVYTTLGGFLAASTTDFIQSIIMTIALIIMIFFGISVAGGVDAVMENAQALPGYLSMTLTHDMASGTANPYGPITILSTLAWGLGYFGMPHILLRFMAIEDENKLKLSRRVASLWVVIAMAIAVAIGVIGYAASQAGAIEVLEGSASETVIVKLAGLLSTHGVLAALTAGLVIAGILACTMSTSDSQLLAAASSVSQNLMAECFHVKMDEKKKVVAARLTVVVIAVIGIFLARDPDSSVFGIVSFAWAGFGAAFGPVMLFSLFWKRTNQWGALAGMLSGGVMIFLWKYAVRPLGGVWNIYELLPAFLVSCLCIVIFSLVTKAPEREITDCFEEVAKLVKRK; from the coding sequence TTGAATTCAGCGAATATCTGTATGATCATCACCATTGTGGCCTACCTGGCGATTGTGGTGGCCATCGGCATATCCTGTTCCAAAAAGAACAAGACCACCGATGACTTTTACCTTGGCGGCCGCAAATTGGGCCCTTTTGTCACGGCCATGAGCGCTGAGGCATCCGATATGAGCAGCTACCTGCTGATGGGGCTGCCGGGCCTGGCCTATATCTCCGGCATCGCCGATGTGGGCTGGACGGCCATCGGCCTCGCGGTGGGCACCTATGTGAACTGGTTAATTGTAGCCCGCCGCATCCGGCTCTATACCCACCATGTAAACGCCATCACCATTCCGGAGTTCTTCTCCAAGCGCTTTGGCGACAGCAGGCATGTGCTGACGGCCATCGCCGCGGTGGTGATCCTGATCTTTTTCGTACCCTACACCGCCTCCGGCTTTGCTGCCTGCGGAAAGCTGTTTAGCAGCTTGTTCGGCATGGACTACACCGCCGCCATGGTGGTCAGTGCCATCGTCATTGTGGTCTATACCACCCTGGGCGGCTTCTTGGCCGCCTCCACCACGGACTTCATCCAGAGCATTATTATGACCATCGCCCTGATCATCATGATCTTTTTCGGAATCTCTGTGGCAGGCGGGGTGGATGCGGTGATGGAAAATGCCCAGGCACTGCCCGGTTACCTGTCCATGACCCTGACCCATGACATGGCCTCGGGAACGGCAAACCCCTATGGGCCCATTACCATCTTGTCCACCCTGGCATGGGGCCTGGGCTATTTCGGCATGCCCCATATCCTGCTCCGCTTCATGGCCATTGAAGATGAGAATAAGCTGAAGCTCAGCCGCCGCGTGGCCTCTTTGTGGGTAGTCATTGCCATGGCCATCGCCGTGGCGATTGGCGTCATCGGATACGCCGCCTCCCAGGCCGGTGCCATCGAGGTGCTGGAGGGCTCCGCGTCCGAGACGGTGATCGTAAAGCTGGCGGGCCTCCTGTCCACCCACGGCGTCCTGGCGGCACTGACGGCCGGCCTGGTGATCGCCGGCATCCTGGCCTGCACCATGTCCACCTCCGACTCCCAGCTGCTGGCCGCAGCCTCCAGTGTTTCCCAGAACCTGATGGCTGAGTGCTTTCACGTGAAGATGGATGAAAAGAAGAAGGTTGTGGCGGCCCGCCTGACAGTGGTCGTGATAGCCGTCATCGGTATTTTCCTGGCCAGGGATCCGGACAGTTCTGTCTTTGGCATCGTATCCTTTGCCTGGGCCGGCTTCGGCGCCGCCTTTGGCCCGGTGATGCTTTTCTCCCTGTTCTGGAAGCGTACCAATCAATGGGGCGCGCTGGCCGGCATGCTCTCCGGCGGCGTGATGATCTTCCTTTGGAAATATGCCGTGCGGCCACTGGGCGGCGTGTGGAACATCTATGAGCTGCTTCCTGCGTTTTTGGTGAGTTGTCTGTGCATCGTGATCTTCAGCCTTGTGACCAAGGCGCCGGAGCGCGAGATTACAGATTGCTTTGAGGAAGTGGCCAAACTGGTTAAGCGGAAATAA
- a CDS encoding TetR/AcrR family transcriptional regulator, which yields MTKKNTRNTKGRIISAAWKLFYEQGYENTTVEDIVFDSQTSKGSFYHYFNGKDALLGTLANVFDEKYEELLETLDPESDAVGKLIYLNRELFAMIESGVSLELLTRLLSTQLLAKGEKHLLDRSRFYFRLLRQIASEGQKKGELRRDLPVNEIVKTYAMWERALLYDWCLSEGEYSLTDYSGRMTPRFLESLRPVHLNTP from the coding sequence GTGACAAAGAAAAACACACGGAATACAAAGGGGCGGATCATATCGGCGGCCTGGAAGCTTTTTTACGAGCAGGGGTATGAGAACACCACCGTGGAGGACATAGTGTTTGATTCACAGACCTCCAAGGGCTCCTTTTACCACTATTTTAATGGCAAAGATGCCTTACTTGGCACCCTGGCCAATGTGTTTGATGAAAAGTACGAGGAGCTGTTGGAGACGCTGGACCCGGAGAGCGACGCGGTGGGGAAGCTGATCTACCTGAACCGGGAACTGTTCGCCATGATTGAAAGCGGGGTGTCACTGGAGCTGCTGACCCGGCTTCTGTCCACCCAGCTGCTGGCCAAAGGGGAAAAACACCTTTTGGACCGCAGCCGGTTTTACTTCCGCCTGCTCCGGCAGATTGCGTCCGAAGGACAGAAAAAGGGCGAGCTGCGCAGGGACCTCCCGGTGAATGAGATTGTCAAGACCTATGCCATGTGGGAGAGGGCGCTGCTGTATGACTGGTGCCTCAGTGAGGGGGAGTACTCCCTGACGGACTATTCCGGACGCATGACGCCCCGCTTTTTGGAGAGCCTCCGTCCGGTACATCTAAATACTCCCTGA
- the dapF gene encoding diaminopimelate epimerase, with protein sequence MKFWKMNGAGNDFLILNNLEEHLPLEQLPRIAKVLCERHLSIGADGLMVVDAPTKGGDFKMRFFNSDGSMGEMCGNGARCICRYGFETGLTGETQRIETTAGLVTGMRISPRLYRIRLNDPTTIRLDCSVEVDGVRYECAYVELGNPGIPHAVVPYANLRQADHEELRELGRAIRWHSGFPKGANVNFYEITGEDTLYERTFERGVEDFTYACGTGTGSVVAVLTLQGKVSGHGVKVHMAGGELVIDAERIHSQIADLYLTGPTNIVCKGEVTDEELSLNAGE encoded by the coding sequence ATGAAATTCTGGAAAATGAACGGAGCGGGCAATGACTTTCTGATTTTAAATAACCTGGAGGAGCATCTTCCACTGGAGCAGCTGCCCCGGATTGCAAAAGTGCTGTGTGAGCGGCACCTGTCCATCGGCGCCGACGGGTTGATGGTGGTGGATGCCCCCACAAAGGGCGGGGACTTCAAGATGCGCTTTTTCAACTCTGACGGCAGCATGGGGGAAATGTGCGGCAACGGTGCGCGCTGCATCTGCCGCTACGGCTTTGAGACCGGGCTGACCGGGGAGACGCAGCGGATCGAGACCACCGCCGGCCTGGTCACCGGAATGCGCATCAGTCCGCGGCTCTACCGCATCCGGCTCAACGATCCCACCACCATCCGCCTGGACTGCTCCGTGGAGGTGGACGGCGTACGCTACGAGTGCGCCTATGTGGAGTTAGGCAACCCCGGCATCCCCCACGCGGTGGTGCCCTATGCCAATCTGCGCCAGGCGGATCACGAGGAACTGCGGGAGCTGGGCCGTGCCATCCGCTGGCACAGCGGCTTCCCCAAGGGCGCAAACGTCAACTTCTATGAAATCACCGGCGAGGACACCCTCTATGAGCGCACCTTTGAGCGGGGTGTGGAGGATTTCACCTATGCCTGCGGCACCGGGACCGGCTCTGTGGTGGCGGTGCTGACGCTTCAGGGAAAGGTCAGCGGCCATGGGGTCAAGGTCCATATGGCCGGTGGAGAACTGGTCATCGACGCGGAGCGCATCCACTCCCAAATCGCAGACCTGTATCTGACCGGCCCCACCAACATCGTGTGCAAAGGCGAGGTCACCGACGAGGAACTGTCCCTGAACGCCGGGGAATGA
- a CDS encoding dicarboxylate/amino acid:cation symporter, with product MKSKSFARNYALLICMLGGIVGGCIAGAIWPCIKDDSGTVLRAGATVLKPLGSVFINLMFCIVVPMVFSSIASSVANMKSRKRAGKIMGTTIAAFVITGAVAAAIMVVLMKLVPPVLVPWQDIPAGTVDEQKTMAELVVSFFTAEDFVSLISRKAMLPLILFSMLFGFGVNLNGGSESLTAKWLEDLSGCMMKVVKLVTYYAPIAFFGFFADLTATYGASIAADYGRALAVYYPLCFLYIFTAFPLFAWFGGGREGVKTMLRHILRPAVTSLGTCSSVATIPTNMEVAEDTGIPKDVSEIVVPLGATMHMDGSCFSCVLKIAFLFGVFGQPFDGVDTFVKVILVAVLSSVGMSGIPGGGYIGEFIMCSIFFPNQLELAYPIAITIGNLVDPPATMINSAGDYVVSFVVARFTDGKDWLKKASGQK from the coding sequence ATGAAAAGTAAGTCTTTCGCTCGCAACTATGCTCTGCTGATCTGCATGCTGGGCGGAATCGTGGGCGGCTGCATCGCCGGCGCCATCTGGCCCTGCATCAAGGACGACAGCGGGACTGTTCTCCGCGCCGGGGCCACGGTCCTCAAGCCCTTGGGGTCCGTGTTCATCAACCTGATGTTCTGCATCGTGGTGCCCATGGTGTTCTCCTCCATCGCCAGCTCCGTGGCCAACATGAAGAGCCGGAAGCGGGCGGGAAAAATCATGGGAACCACCATTGCCGCCTTTGTGATCACCGGCGCTGTGGCTGCCGCCATCATGGTGGTCCTGATGAAGCTTGTCCCCCCGGTCCTGGTGCCCTGGCAGGATATCCCCGCGGGCACGGTGGATGAGCAGAAGACCATGGCGGAACTGGTGGTCAGCTTTTTCACCGCTGAGGATTTCGTCTCCCTCATCAGCCGCAAGGCCATGCTGCCCCTGATCCTGTTCTCCATGCTCTTCGGCTTTGGCGTCAACCTCAACGGCGGCAGCGAAAGCCTCACCGCAAAGTGGCTGGAGGATCTGAGCGGCTGCATGATGAAGGTGGTCAAACTGGTGACCTATTACGCCCCCATTGCCTTTTTCGGCTTTTTTGCGGACCTGACGGCCACCTACGGCGCCAGCATTGCCGCGGACTACGGCCGGGCCCTGGCTGTGTACTACCCTCTGTGCTTTCTCTACATCTTCACCGCGTTCCCGCTGTTTGCCTGGTTCGGCGGCGGCCGGGAAGGAGTCAAAACCATGCTGCGCCACATCCTGCGCCCGGCGGTCACCTCCCTTGGAACCTGCTCCTCCGTGGCCACCATTCCCACCAATATGGAGGTGGCGGAGGACACGGGCATTCCCAAAGATGTCTCCGAGATTGTGGTCCCGCTTGGCGCCACCATGCATATGGACGGCTCCTGCTTCTCCTGCGTGCTGAAGATCGCCTTTTTGTTCGGTGTGTTCGGCCAGCCCTTTGACGGTGTGGACACCTTTGTGAAGGTGATCCTGGTGGCCGTCCTCTCCTCCGTGGGCATGTCCGGCATTCCCGGAGGCGGATATATCGGGGAGTTCATCATGTGCTCCATCTTCTTCCCCAATCAATTGGAGCTGGCCTATCCCATCGCCATCACCATCGGTAACCTGGTGGACCCCCCCGCCACCATGATCAACTCCGCCGGGGACTATGTGGTCTCCTTTGTTGTGGCCCGGTTTACGGACGGGAAGGACTGGCTGAAAAAAGCGTCAGGCCAGAAGTAA
- a CDS encoding zinc ribbon domain-containing protein: protein MGLLDYSIRRGISRAVGTVVEDKILEMVAPKAKENIAKNQTELAAAAAGLANAANQATMQLAQNVKICPRCGERTTADKRFCPSCGAALPENTAYEQMRERHAFCAYCGTVLPDGVKFCPGCGAPTAPAKRICAGCGKENAPGIRFCGACGTKME from the coding sequence ATGGGACTGCTGGATTATTCCATCCGTCGGGGCATCAGCCGCGCGGTGGGTACGGTTGTAGAAGATAAGATTCTGGAAATGGTGGCTCCAAAGGCAAAGGAAAACATTGCAAAAAACCAGACGGAGCTGGCCGCTGCCGCGGCTGGGCTTGCCAATGCAGCCAATCAGGCGACCATGCAGCTGGCGCAGAATGTGAAAATCTGCCCCCGGTGCGGCGAAAGGACGACTGCCGACAAACGGTTTTGCCCGTCCTGCGGAGCCGCGCTGCCTGAAAATACAGCCTATGAGCAGATGCGGGAGCGGCATGCTTTCTGTGCTTACTGCGGTACAGTGCTGCCGGACGGTGTGAAGTTCTGCCCCGGCTGCGGAGCGCCAACGGCTCCCGCCAAACGCATCTGTGCCGGTTGTGGAAAGGAAAACGCACCGGGTATCCGGTTCTGCGGAGCATGCGGCACTAAAATGGAGTAA